The following proteins are co-located in the Dromiciops gliroides isolate mDroGli1 chromosome 2, mDroGli1.pri, whole genome shotgun sequence genome:
- the LOC122742655 gene encoding high affinity copper uptake protein 1-like: MNHEHHHGMSHMEENSNMRPHHHSSTTASHTHGEGGEGGHMMMPMTFYFGYKNVEVLFSGLVINAPGEMTGAFVAIFLLAIFYEGLKIAREILLRKCQVSIHYSSMPVPGPNGTILMETYNKTVKQKMLSFSHLLQTVLFVIQVVFNYFFMLIFMTYNAYLCIAVVAGARTGYFLFSWKKAVVVDITEHCH, encoded by the coding sequence ATGAACCACGAACACCATCATGGAATGAGTCATATGGAAGAAAATAGCAATATGCGCCCCCACCATCATTCATCTACTACAGCCTCTCACACTCATggtgagggaggagaaggaggacacATGATGATGCCCATGACCTTCTATTTTGGATATAAGAATGTAGAAGTGCTGTTTTCTGGATTAGTGATCAATGCACCTGGGGAAATGACTGGGGCATTTGTGGCTATCTTTTTGTTAGCCATATTCTATGAAGGTCTCAAAATAGCCCGGGAGATCTTGCTGCGTAAATGCCAGGTCAGCATTCATTACAGCTCCATGCCAGTCCCAGGACCAAATGGAACTATCCTTATGGAAACATACAACAAAACTGTTAAGCAAAAGATGCTGAGTTTCTCTCACCTTCTGCAGACAGTGCTGTTTGTCATCCAGGTGGTCTTCAACTACTTCTTTATGCTTATCTTTATGACCTACAACGCATACCTCTGCATTGCAGTAGTGGCAGGAGCTAGAACAGGCTACTTTCTCTTCAGCTGGAAGAAGGCAGTGGTAGTGGACATAACAGAGCACTGCCATTAA